The stretch of DNA AAACCTATCTTTCACTGCTCCTTTTCAAAGCCGGGAAACTATTTGCTCCTTTTCAGAGGGCAATGTGTCTCTCTGCTCAGATTCTTTTCCGTTATGGTCAATGACAAATGCAATATGATGGTTCCTGAATGAGATAGCACTCAGCATTGGCATTCCAGCACAACATATTATCAGATATATTACTAATAAGAGCCAACCATATTATCAGAAACCATAATAAGGCATGTTCGGACTAGAATATTTTTGCATAAATACACGATCAGAGATGTTCTGAAGCGAAGCACAGCTCTGAAACTGACAGTAAACAAATCCGAACTTGGAGTAAACTGATCGGCAACTACATAGGATCTATAAGGCTATTCGAACACCGAATTCTCGATCACGGCCATGAGAGACGATGAAAAAGAAGGCGTCTACAGCCTCCTTCCTCTCCTACCACCCTTTCTGCGGGTGCTGTCAGTGGGAACGGGGGTCACGTCCTCTGCAAAGAGAATCAGACATACAATTATTAGTTCTATGCCCAATAAGGACGAGACCACAATGAAACAGCAAAGTAACAAGATATgtgttcttcatttgaatatatgcGGCGGGAAGTCAGAATTTACCAATGCGTCCAATTTTCATGCCAGAACGAGCGAGTGCCCTGAGAGCGGATTGAGCACCAGGTCCaggagtcttggtcttgttgcctcCAGTGGCACGGAGCTTAATGTGCAAAGCAGTGATGCCGAGCTCCTGGAAGCGCGAGTGGAAAACATATAAGAATCCTGGATGTAGGCACCTGAACAGAAAATAGTCCAATGAAAGCCCATACAAACCTTGCAACGTGTCGCCACATCTTGAGAAGCAAGCATAGCTGCATATGGTGATGACTCGTCACGATCAGCCTTGACCTTCATTCCACCTGCATTGATTATGGGACAATCAAATTTACTTTTAAACCATAAAAAATATAGCTAGATCACGAAAAGAAAATTTAAGTATGGAGCATACCAGTGATACGAACAAGGGTCTCTCTCCCGGACAAGTCAGTGACGTGCTGCAGATGGAGGCTAACACCAGTAAGAAACCGAACAGCACATGACGGTGACAACCATAATAAAGCATGTAATAGGCAAACCAGTACATACGATGAATGTGTCATTGAATGATGCAAAGACATGAGCAACTCCGAAGACATGCTCCCCTTCACGGACAGCAGGTCCAAGAGTAACATTCTCCTCCTTAGGCTCCCTGGTTTTCCTCTTCGACTAGCAAGGCAAATCAGATTTAGCTGAGTACATACTTGACATATTGCATAACAACATTGAATTAAATTTCACTGTCACAGTAGCAACATTCCAAGTTGGTTATAACAAATTGCGTGCAATAACCTGTCATGCAGTTGCACAATGACAGCTAAAACTAAGTGGAAACTGCATAACAGAAAGTTGAACATGTAATGTAACTAATCAACGGAGCATACTAAGAATTGTTTCTACAACCTGCCAAATGCAGAACTCACATCAACTAAATGGAAAAGGTATTAACTGCAAAATTGTATTCACTTACACTACTATATCCCAAGTTGAGTGTAACTAATTTCATGCCAAAACTTGTCATGTTGTAGCATGATGACAACAAAAACTAGAGTGGAAATGCGTATGAGCAGACAATATGTAACTAATCAGAGCAGCATACTGAGAATTCTTTCAAAATCTGCCAATGCAGTATTCTTCTCAGCAAGTAAACAAAAGGAATGTCAAATGAGTTTAAGTTAAATCTTAGCCTCTTCAGTAATCATCTAAGTGTGAACGGCAAGTGTGTATAAATGAATTAGTAAAAGACTGTGGCTCTTGGGAATGTTTGTGAACGAAAACCAGATTTAACCCCTGCCAATATGAGCGCCCCAAATCATTTGGAACACACGCAAACAGTTCGCCACTAAGATCATCACCTACAAAACACAGAAACCCTTCATCCAGATCGAACTTGAAATCTCTCTACCAGTTCAGCTGTTCTTTTTCTCGAATACGTTCAGCTGTTAAAAAATCAAAGCACCAGGTTACAGTTCCAGTCTCTACTCTCTAGGCACCTAAATCGCAGAGCTACAGCCAGCCAGTTCCATCATACGCCAGCACTGAATGATACTGCAAAAGTTCCATAAAAATGGCAGAACGCCTTAGATCACAAA from Triticum dicoccoides isolate Atlit2015 ecotype Zavitan chromosome 6A, WEW_v2.0, whole genome shotgun sequence encodes:
- the LOC119315412 gene encoding 40S ribosomal protein S14-3, whose amino-acid sequence is MSKRKTREPKEENVTLGPAVREGEHVFGVAHVFASFNDTFIHVTDLSGRETLVRITGGMKVKADRDESSPYAAMLASQDVATRCKELGITALHIKLRATGGNKTKTPGPGAQSALRALARSGMKIGRIEDVTPVPTDSTRRKGGRRGRRL